A region of Coleofasciculus chthonoplastes PCC 7420 DNA encodes the following proteins:
- a CDS encoding tetratricopeptide repeat protein, with product MNEQRIQDYLKLIQTLLNCPNGKQVEILHHHSNLVDEGLVRMMEWVAEEMVKEGNTNGEWLREFAAKLAKPIESWQQLNQQVIQLYNQSQYTQAVSLAEAALVLAQQLWGNDHPHIASSLNNLAELYRSKRRLGEAEPLYQQALAMRQRLFAHDHPDVASSLNNLGLLYHFQGRLPEAEPLYQRAMEMRQRLFAHDHPDVASSLNNLGGLYESQGKLTEAEPLLKQALAMRQRLFANDHPDVGLSLNNLGLLYQSQGKLTEAEPLLKQALAMRQYLFAGDHPDVASSLNNLGLLYQSQGKLAEAEPLYQQTLAMRQRLFSDDHPDVATSLNNLGLLYQSQGKLAEAEPLLQQAMEMFQRLFSDDHPDVATSLNNLGGLYQSQGKLAEAEPLLQQAMEMFQRLFSDDHPDVASSLNNLGGLYQSQGKLAEAEPLYQQAMEMFQRLFSDDHPDVASSLNNLGELYQSQGKLGEVEPLLQQALAMFQRLFADNHPHVGLSLNNLGGLYQSQGKLGEAEPLYQQALAMFQRLFAGDHPHVALSLNNLAVLFAATHRYDQALNYMKQAMAIENRLIHQAFTYSCESDRLAFLQQIRHNFDVFLSLIYQHFPNSPHAIQTALDLILQRKCLTATASAALNQAIHSGRYPHLQSEFTKLRQLSDQIIHYFYHEPRPDLIPQLQREQNQLQKQLTAQVPEIQLQDQPIDCHTVALALPEGSSLIEFVCFDVFDFHASHIKPARYLAFILPAGQPDNVQMRYLGAAQEINQLIQDFRHDVSDQVKAVQSLDMGGDDEEDEADEQPQPINGIELQHRIFAPLRPDLQPNQPLFLAPDGDLNLLPFDLLPSDETGETLLRDEYAISYLSGGRDILRSKIQTNRPSSPPLIIADPDFDLVAPVEAGLTDNIAIETPVGAGLADNIASTPPTSQQNPPSVFPNEQNSIATLLQTLANFSFQRAEGTRHLGESIAQRFNISPYFGKDALASHLTQCQSPELLLIATHGYFSKSIQTPSTSHPEDPMLRSALAFAGANRWLEGKPLPDAAEKGMVFAQDIAALDLWETELAILSACQTGIGDVKLGEGVFGLRRAFAIAGTKTLIMSLWSVPDRATALLMNRFLSNLRQGIGRRVALKEAQDYIRTIMVKQLQESELGCSILAELEKELPQTRQLHPTAQALAHPYFWGAWVCQGETKAVKLNRL from the coding sequence ATGAACGAACAACGAATTCAAGACTATTTAAAGCTAATTCAAACACTCCTAAATTGTCCCAATGGCAAGCAAGTGGAGATATTGCACCATCACTCTAATTTAGTAGATGAGGGGTTAGTGAGAATGATGGAATGGGTAGCGGAGGAAATGGTAAAAGAGGGAAATACAAATGGAGAGTGGTTACGAGAGTTTGCTGCCAAGTTAGCAAAACCAATAGAGTCATGGCAACAGCTTAATCAGCAAGTTATCCAACTCTATAATCAAAGTCAATATACTCAAGCCGTCAGTTTAGCTGAAGCGGCATTGGTGTTAGCCCAACAACTGTGGGGAAATGACCATCCTCATATCGCTTCCAGTCTAAATAATTTAGCCGAACTTTACCGAAGCAAAAGAAGACTAGGGGAAGCCGAACCCTTGTATCAGCAAGCTTTGGCAATGAGACAGCGCTTGTTTGCCCATGACCATCCTGATGTGGCTTCCAGTCTGAATAATTTAGGCTTACTCTACCATTTTCAGGGAAGATTACCGGAAGCCGAACCCTTATATCAGCGAGCCATGGAAATGAGACAGCGCTTGTTTGCCCATGACCATCCTGATGTCGCGTCCAGTCTGAATAATTTAGGCGGACTCTACGAATCCCAGGGAAAACTAACCGAAGCCGAACCTTTGTTAAAGCAAGCCCTGGCAATGAGACAGCGCCTGTTTGCTAATGACCATCCTGATGTCGGATTAAGTCTGAATAATTTAGGTTTACTCTACCAATCCCAGGGAAAACTAACCGAAGCCGAACCTTTGTTAAAGCAAGCTCTGGCAATGAGACAGTACCTGTTTGCTGGAGACCATCCTGATGTGGCATCAAGTCTGAATAATTTAGGTTTACTCTACCAATCCCAGGGAAAACTAGCTGAAGCCGAACCCTTGTATCAACAAACCTTAGCAATGAGACAGCGCCTGTTTTCCGATGATCATCCTGATGTGGCTACGAGTCTGAATAATTTAGGTTTACTCTACCAATCCCAGGGAAAACTAGCTGAAGCCGAACCCTTGTTACAGCAAGCCATGGAAATGTTTCAGCGCCTGTTTTCCGATGATCATCCTGATGTTGCTACGAGTCTGAATAATTTAGGCGGACTCTACCAATCCCAGGGAAAACTAGCTGAAGCCGAACCCTTGTTACAGCAAGCCATGGAAATGTTTCAGCGCCTGTTTTCCGATGATCATCCTGATGTTGCTTCCAGTCTGAATAATTTAGGCGGACTCTACCAATCCCAGGGAAAACTAGCTGAAGCCGAACCCTTGTATCAACAAGCCATGGAAATGTTTCAGCGCCTGTTTTCCGATGATCATCCTGATGTTGCTTCCAGTCTGAATAATTTAGGCGAACTCTACCAATCCCAGGGAAAACTAGGGGAAGTCGAACCCTTGTTACAGCAAGCCCTAGCAATGTTTCAGCGTCTGTTTGCCGATAACCATCCTCATGTCGGATTAAGTCTGAATAATTTAGGCGGACTCTACCAATCCCAGGGAAAACTAGGGGAAGCCGAACCCTTGTATCAGCAAGCCCTGGCAATGTTTCAGCGCCTGTTTGCTGGTGATCATCCTCATGTAGCATTAAGTCTGAATAATTTAGCTGTATTATTCGCAGCCACCCATCGCTATGATCAAGCACTAAACTACATGAAACAAGCAATGGCAATCGAGAACCGTCTGATTCACCAAGCTTTTACCTACAGTTGTGAAAGCGATCGCCTTGCCTTTCTCCAACAAATCAGACATAATTTTGATGTATTCCTCTCCCTTATCTACCAGCATTTCCCCAACTCTCCCCACGCCATCCAAACCGCACTCGATTTAATCCTCCAGCGCAAATGCCTCACCGCCACCGCTTCCGCCGCCCTCAATCAAGCCATCCATAGCGGACGTTATCCCCATCTGCAATCGGAGTTCACCAAACTGCGACAACTCAGCGACCAGATTATCCACTATTTTTATCACGAACCTCGACCAGATCTAATTCCCCAACTGCAAAGGGAACAGAACCAACTACAGAAACAACTGACCGCCCAAGTCCCAGAAATTCAACTGCAAGACCAACCAATTGACTGTCACACCGTCGCCTTAGCACTACCTGAAGGTAGCAGTTTAATCGAGTTTGTCTGTTTTGATGTCTTTGATTTTCACGCTTCTCACATTAAACCCGCCCGTTATTTAGCATTTATCCTACCCGCCGGACAACCCGATAACGTGCAGATGCGATACTTAGGCGCAGCCCAAGAAATTAACCAACTAATACAGGACTTTCGCCACGATGTCTCTGATCAGGTAAAGGCGGTGCAATCTCTAGACATGGGAGGAGATGACGAGGAAGACGAAGCGGACGAACAACCCCAACCCATCAACGGCATAGAATTACAGCATCGGATTTTTGCCCCCCTTCGCCCCGACTTGCAGCCTAACCAACCCCTATTCCTCGCCCCCGATGGGGATTTAAACCTGTTACCCTTTGACCTTCTCCCCAGTGATGAGACAGGAGAAACCCTACTCAGAGACGAGTACGCCATCAGTTATCTTAGCGGTGGGCGAGATATCTTGCGCTCTAAAATTCAAACCAATCGCCCATCCTCTCCCCCCTTAATTATTGCTGACCCCGATTTTGACCTCGTAGCACCTGTAGAAGCGGGTTTAACCGATAACATAGCCATCGAAACACCTGTAGGGGCGGGTTTAGCCGATAACATAGCCTCAACACCGCCAACCTCTCAACAAAACCCGCCCTCTGTCTTCCCTAATGAACAGAACTCAATCGCCACTCTCCTGCAAACCCTAGCCAATTTCTCATTCCAACGCGCCGAAGGCACCCGTCACCTAGGAGAAAGCATCGCCCAACGCTTCAACATCTCCCCCTACTTTGGCAAAGACGCCCTCGCCTCTCACCTCACCCAATGCCAATCCCCAGAACTCCTATTAATCGCCACCCACGGCTATTTCTCCAAATCAATCCAAACCCCCTCAACCTCCCATCCCGAAGACCCAATGTTACGTTCCGCCCTCGCCTTTGCAGGTGCGAACCGTTGGCTAGAGGGCAAACCCTTACCCGACGCCGCCGAAAAAGGCATGGTATTCGCCCAAGACATCGCCGCCCTTGATCTGTGGGAAACCGAACTCGCCATCCTCTCCGCCTGCCAAACTGGAATCGGGGATGTCAAACTGGGTGAGGGCGTTTTCGGCTTGCGTCGCGCCTTTGCCATAGCCGGAACCAAAACCTTAATCATGAGCCTTTGGTCAGTTCCCGATCGCGCTACCGCCTTGTTGATGAATCGCTTCTTATCCAATCTGCGTCAGGGTATCGGGCGACGTGTAGCATTAAAAGAGGCTCAAGATTATATTCGCACCATTATGGTTAAACAGTTACAGGAATCTGAATTAGGGTGTAGCATCTTAGCGGAATTAGAGAAAGAATTACCCCAAACTCGACAATTACATCCCACCGCTCAAGCCCTCGCCCATCCTTACTTTTGGGGCGCTTGGGTCTGTCAAGGAGAGACAAAAGCCGTAAAATTGAACAGATTATAG
- a CDS encoding DUF4384 domain-containing protein, with translation MNLPNYDIHEDEFLKAIATRLGLSGKTWDVFLARFQDKNSNATNKDIAFYLEAELLEGTRDGSNPATILRDHLIAICDKFEAEGCDYQGSTKGKWKIAKRYLREVLYPDWVKQRRLIPLTCEQLWQELWGQATPTDKMRPILLNDKLQPVLLKPKLLGLEMGEAEIDETAPISIPLNSKIRLDINLEQAGYLLLLEKGTSGKLWCLCPSGFAPKWRHSGGTVTLPLASSRHRYFKLTGSTGWEEIVAVITPNLPKVETRHGASLLPKPGEPLLQLQEGHLTGLLDYLKDDRDCQLWQMAYQVTK, from the coding sequence ATGAACCTACCGAATTATGACATCCATGAGGACGAATTCCTCAAAGCCATCGCCACTCGCCTCGGCTTATCTGGTAAAACCTGGGATGTATTTCTCGCCCGTTTCCAGGATAAAAATAGTAATGCTACGAATAAAGATATCGCCTTTTATCTAGAAGCTGAATTACTAGAAGGAACCCGTGATGGCTCAAATCCAGCCACCATTCTCCGCGACCATTTAATCGCTATTTGTGACAAGTTTGAAGCCGAAGGCTGCGACTACCAGGGAAGCACTAAGGGGAAGTGGAAAATAGCCAAGCGCTATTTGCGCGAGGTTTTGTATCCAGATTGGGTGAAACAGCGCCGTCTCATTCCTCTCACCTGTGAGCAACTTTGGCAGGAACTTTGGGGACAAGCGACGCCAACGGATAAAATGCGACCAATTTTGCTGAATGATAAATTGCAGCCTGTCTTATTAAAGCCGAAGTTGTTAGGGTTAGAGATGGGAGAAGCGGAAATTGACGAAACTGCCCCAATATCGATTCCGTTAAACAGTAAAATTCGCTTAGACATCAATCTGGAACAGGCGGGCTATTTACTCCTATTAGAAAAAGGCACATCAGGGAAACTCTGGTGTTTATGTCCCTCTGGATTTGCACCAAAATGGCGACATTCAGGAGGAACGGTAACGTTACCCTTAGCCAGTTCCCGTCATCGGTATTTTAAGTTAACAGGTTCGACAGGTTGGGAGGAAATCGTCGCAGTCATTACCCCCAATTTACCAAAGGTAGAGACGCGCCATGGCGCGTCTCTACTACCGAAACCGGGTGAACCTTTATTACAATTGCAGGAAGGGCATTTAACCGGGTTATTAGACTATTTAAAGGATGACCGCGACTGTCAATTGTGGCAGATGGCGTATCAGGTGACGAAGTAA